The Mesorhizobium loti genome includes a region encoding these proteins:
- the ruvX gene encoding Holliday junction resolvase RuvX has product MGIITIEELPARLTGGKTLAGLDLGDKTIGVAVSDQRFSFAHPRPVIMRRKFSLDAAVLVALLRKENAGAVVIGLPINMDGSEGPRAQKSRAFVRNMAQMSDLPFVLWDERLSTVAAERTLIEMDFSRRKRAGKIDSAAAAFILQGVLDRLQSLHASARTEQDPPSAV; this is encoded by the coding sequence TTGGGCATTATCACGATAGAGGAATTGCCGGCGCGGCTGACCGGCGGCAAGACGCTGGCGGGGCTTGATCTCGGCGACAAGACGATCGGCGTCGCGGTCTCGGACCAGAGGTTTTCCTTCGCCCATCCGCGCCCGGTCATCATGAGAAGGAAATTCTCGCTCGATGCGGCGGTGCTCGTCGCCTTGCTGCGGAAGGAGAATGCCGGCGCGGTGGTGATTGGGCTGCCGATCAACATGGACGGTTCGGAAGGACCGCGTGCGCAGAAATCGCGCGCCTTCGTCCGCAACATGGCACAGATGAGCGACCTGCCCTTCGTGCTCTGGGATGAAAGATTATCGACGGTCGCGGCCGAGAGAACGCTGATCGAGATGGATTTCTCGCGCCGCAAGCGCGCCGGCAAGATCGATTCGGCTGCAGCCGCGTTTATTCTGCAGGGAGTTTTGGACCGGCTTCAGTCGCTCCACGCATCCGCTCGAACGGAACAGGACCCGCCCAGCGCTGTTTGA
- a CDS encoding metal-dependent hydrolase: MKLTWYGHSAFRIETADAKILIDPYLIGNPSWTGGWEGPAEGITHVLLTHGHSDHISGALEVLGKSGAQLVANFEICMYLVGKGASDKKINPGNIGGTVDCGTFTTTFVQALHSSSFPGEGGQNTYLGNPGGLVLHFPEDKTLYHMGDTDIFSDMALINELHEPKIGIVPIGDRFTMGGAVAALACRRFFKFDTVVPCHFGTFPMIDPTADKFEAGLEGSGVKVALPKIGETITI, translated from the coding sequence ATGAAACTGACCTGGTACGGCCACTCGGCCTTTCGTATCGAAACGGCTGACGCCAAGATCCTCATCGATCCCTATCTGATCGGCAATCCGTCCTGGACGGGTGGCTGGGAGGGCCCGGCGGAGGGGATCACGCATGTGTTGCTGACGCATGGCCACAGCGACCACATCAGCGGCGCGCTGGAAGTGCTTGGCAAAAGCGGCGCCCAGCTGGTCGCCAATTTCGAGATCTGCATGTATCTGGTCGGCAAGGGCGCCAGCGACAAGAAGATCAATCCCGGCAACATCGGCGGCACTGTCGATTGCGGCACCTTCACCACCACGTTCGTCCAGGCCCTGCACTCATCCTCGTTCCCGGGCGAGGGCGGCCAGAACACCTATCTCGGTAATCCGGGCGGCCTCGTCCTGCATTTCCCGGAAGACAAAACGCTCTATCACATGGGCGACACCGACATCTTCTCCGATATGGCGCTGATCAACGAATTGCACGAACCGAAGATCGGCATCGTGCCGATCGGCGACCGTTTCACCATGGGCGGTGCGGTGGCCGCACTTGCCTGCCGCCGCTTCTTCAAGTTCGACACCGTGGTTCCCTGTCACTTCGGCACGTTTCCGATGATCGATCCGACCGCCGACAAGTTCGAGGCCGGCCTGGAAGGATCCGGTGTAAAGGTGGCGTTGCCGAAAATCGGTGAGACGATTACGATCTAG
- the gatC gene encoding Asp-tRNA(Asn)/Glu-tRNA(Gln) amidotransferase subunit GatC has protein sequence MSVDLQTVKRVARLARIAVSEEDAERMTGELNAILGFVEQLNEVDVSGVEPMTSVTPMEMKKRQDIVTDGGKAADIVANAPATEENFFLVPKVVE, from the coding sequence ATGTCCGTAGATCTTCAGACAGTGAAGCGCGTCGCGCGTCTTGCCCGTATCGCGGTGAGCGAAGAAGATGCCGAACGCATGACCGGCGAGCTGAACGCCATTCTGGGCTTCGTAGAACAGCTGAACGAGGTCGATGTTTCCGGCGTCGAGCCGATGACCTCGGTGACGCCGATGGAGATGAAGAAGCGTCAGGACATCGTCACTGACGGCGGCAAGGCCGCCGACATCGTCGCCAACGCGCCGGCGACCGAAGAGAATTTCTTCCTCGTGCCGAAGGTTGTGGAGTAG
- a CDS encoding GNAT family N-acetyltransferase — protein MAIEIAIETPLQDDVRGLVEELNETLLELTPPEHCYHLTVEQMAGEDTTVFIARDNGMAIGCGALKRHAGAIGEVKRMYTRPSHRGRKIGAGIVERVEALARNEGLKRLVLETGDRHPAAWTVYERAGFSRCGPVLDYPDSEWSVFYEKSL, from the coding sequence ATGGCAATCGAGATCGCCATTGAAACGCCGCTGCAGGACGACGTGCGCGGTCTGGTCGAGGAACTCAACGAAACCTTGCTCGAATTGACGCCGCCGGAGCACTGCTACCATTTGACGGTCGAGCAGATGGCCGGTGAGGACACGACCGTTTTCATCGCCCGCGACAATGGCATGGCCATCGGCTGCGGCGCGCTGAAGCGCCATGCCGGCGCCATCGGCGAGGTCAAGCGCATGTACACGCGGCCTTCGCATCGCGGCCGCAAGATCGGCGCCGGGATCGTCGAGCGGGTCGAAGCGCTTGCGCGCAATGAGGGGCTGAAGCGCCTGGTGCTGGAGACGGGTGATCGTCATCCCGCGGCGTGGACCGTCTACGAACGTGCCGGGTTCTCGCGCTGCGGCCCGGTGCTGGATTATCCCGATTCCGAGTGGTCGGTGTTTTACGAAAAGAGCCTTTGA
- the gatA gene encoding Asp-tRNA(Asn)/Glu-tRNA(Gln) amidotransferase subunit GatA, whose translation MSDLTQLTISQARAKLRGKEITATEITEAYLSAIDRANPALNAYVAVTGDKARDMAKASDARLVKGEGGALEGIPLGIKDLFGTEGVHTQACSHVLDGFKPRYESTVTSNLWADGAVMLGKLNMDEFAMGSSNETSYYGPVINPWRRSRLDTVVMPTTHQGDGGFVSAGGTKTARSLDNAQLVPGGSSGGSATAVSAFLCAGATATDTGGSIRQPAAFTGTVGIKPTYGRCSRWGIVAFASSLDQAGPIARDVRDAAILLKSMASVDPKDTTSVDRPVPDYEAVIGKPIKGMKVGIPREYRVDGMPEEIEALWQKGIAWLKDAGAEIVDISLPHTKYALPAYYIVAPAEASSNLARYDGVRYGLRVPGKDIVDMYEKTRAAGFGREVKRRIMIGTYVLSAGYYDAYYLQAQKVRNLIKRDFETVFAAGVDVILTPATPSAAFGVADEDMAADPVKMYLNDIFTVTVNMAGLPGIAVPAGLDAKGLPLGLQLIGRPFDEETLFQTAAVIEQAAGTFQPEKWW comes from the coding sequence ATGAGCGACCTGACCCAGCTGACGATTTCACAGGCCCGCGCCAAGCTGCGTGGCAAGGAAATCACCGCGACCGAAATCACCGAAGCCTATCTCTCGGCCATCGATCGCGCCAATCCTGCGCTCAATGCCTATGTCGCGGTGACCGGCGACAAGGCGCGCGACATGGCCAAGGCGTCCGACGCAAGGCTGGTCAAGGGCGAGGGCGGTGCGCTGGAAGGCATCCCGTTGGGGATCAAGGACCTGTTCGGCACCGAAGGCGTCCATACGCAGGCCTGCAGCCATGTGCTCGACGGGTTCAAGCCGCGCTACGAATCGACCGTTACATCAAATCTGTGGGCCGACGGCGCCGTCATGTTGGGCAAGCTCAACATGGACGAGTTCGCCATGGGCTCGTCCAACGAGACCTCTTACTATGGTCCCGTCATCAACCCGTGGCGGCGCTCACGCCTCGACACGGTGGTGATGCCGACGACGCATCAGGGCGACGGCGGCTTCGTCTCGGCTGGCGGCACCAAGACCGCGCGCAGCCTCGACAATGCACAGCTGGTGCCGGGTGGGTCTTCCGGCGGTTCGGCCACGGCAGTCTCCGCCTTCCTGTGTGCCGGCGCGACCGCGACGGACACTGGCGGTTCGATCCGCCAGCCGGCGGCCTTCACCGGCACGGTCGGCATCAAGCCGACCTATGGCCGCTGCTCGCGCTGGGGCATCGTCGCGTTCGCCTCGTCGCTCGACCAGGCCGGGCCGATCGCCCGCGACGTGCGCGATGCCGCGATCCTGTTGAAGTCGATGGCGTCCGTCGATCCGAAGGACACGACGTCGGTCGACCGGCCCGTGCCGGATTATGAGGCGGTGATCGGCAAGCCGATCAAGGGAATGAAGGTCGGCATTCCCAGGGAATACCGTGTCGACGGCATGCCCGAAGAGATCGAGGCGCTGTGGCAGAAGGGCATTGCCTGGCTGAAGGACGCCGGCGCCGAGATCGTCGACATTTCCCTGCCGCATACGAAATATGCGCTGCCCGCCTACTATATCGTGGCGCCCGCCGAGGCTTCGTCCAACCTCGCCCGCTATGATGGCGTCCGCTACGGCTTGCGCGTGCCGGGCAAGGATATCGTCGACATGTATGAGAAGACCCGCGCCGCCGGTTTCGGCCGCGAGGTCAAGCGCCGCATCATGATCGGCACCTATGTGCTGTCGGCCGGCTATTACGACGCCTACTATCTGCAGGCGCAGAAGGTGCGCAATCTGATCAAGCGCGATTTTGAGACTGTCTTCGCCGCCGGCGTCGATGTCATCCTGACCCCGGCAACGCCGTCCGCTGCCTTCGGCGTCGCCGACGAGGACATGGCTGCCGATCCGGTCAAGATGTACCTGAACGACATCTTCACGGTCACCGTGAACATGGCCGGCCTGCCGGGCATTGCCGTGCCCGCCGGGCTCGACGCCAAGGGCCTGCCGCTCGGGCTGCAACTCATCGGCCGGCCGTTCGATGAGGAAACCCTGTTCCAGACCGCTGCCGTCATCGAGCAGGCGGCGGGCACATTTCAGCCGGAGAAATGGTGGTAG